Proteins encoded by one window of Massilia sp. NR 4-1:
- a CDS encoding BON domain-containing protein: MSKSRGLHARLARPVALLLVGGALLSTLSGCVGLVAAGAVAGTVAASDRRTFGAQTEDKAIGLKADVRLPNVLGNAGHVNVNAFNRKVLITGEVADEAMKASVEREVKAIENVETVVNELEIAGPASFTSRSNDALITTKVKASLIDSRDISANSFKIVTERGAVFLMGRVTQREGNIAAEIARGVSGVSKVVKVFEYITEEEWKQYQPTPQQQQPAAAR, encoded by the coding sequence ATGAGTAAATCGCGGGGCTTGCATGCCCGTTTGGCGCGCCCTGTGGCGCTGCTCCTGGTCGGCGGCGCGCTGCTGAGCACTTTGTCCGGCTGCGTCGGTCTGGTTGCGGCGGGCGCCGTGGCCGGCACGGTGGCCGCGTCCGACCGCCGTACCTTCGGCGCGCAGACCGAGGACAAGGCGATCGGCCTGAAAGCCGATGTGCGGCTGCCGAATGTGCTGGGCAATGCAGGCCACGTGAATGTGAACGCATTCAACCGCAAGGTACTGATCACCGGCGAAGTCGCCGACGAGGCGATGAAAGCCAGCGTGGAACGCGAAGTGAAGGCGATCGAGAATGTGGAGACGGTGGTCAACGAGCTGGAAATCGCCGGCCCGGCCAGTTTCACCTCACGCTCCAACGATGCCCTGATCACCACCAAGGTCAAGGCCAGCCTGATCGACTCGCGCGATATCTCGGCCAACAGCTTCAAGATCGTGACCGAGCGCGGCGCCGTCTTCCTGATGGGCCGCGTGACCCAGCGCGAAGGCAATATCGCGGCTGAAATCGCGCGCGGCGTGAGCGGCGTGAGCAAGGTCGTGAAAGTCTTCGAGTACATCACCGAGGAGGAGTGGAAGCAGTACCAGCCCACGCCTCAGCAGCAGCAGCCGGCTGCGGCGCGCTGA
- a CDS encoding phosphoheptose isomerase, whose translation MNNQRILSHFHESAEIKIQSATALAQPIAQAIELMFSALSNGNKILVCGNGGSAADAQHFAAELVGRFERERFPLPAIALTTDTSILTAVANDYSYREIFSKQVQAFGQAGDILLAISTSGNSGNVMAAVEAALEREMRVVALTGKGGGAMGKMLTDADVHICVPAERTARIQEVHLVTIHCICDGIDVALFGGDVNE comes from the coding sequence ATGAATAATCAACGCATCCTCTCGCACTTCCACGAAAGTGCCGAAATCAAGATCCAGTCGGCCACCGCTCTCGCGCAACCCATCGCGCAGGCGATCGAACTGATGTTTTCCGCTCTGTCGAACGGTAACAAGATCCTCGTCTGCGGCAATGGCGGTTCGGCTGCCGATGCCCAGCACTTCGCCGCCGAGCTGGTAGGCCGCTTCGAGCGCGAACGCTTCCCGCTGCCAGCCATCGCGCTGACCACGGACACCTCGATCCTGACGGCAGTGGCGAACGATTATAGCTACCGCGAAATCTTCTCCAAGCAGGTGCAGGCATTCGGCCAGGCCGGCGATATCCTGCTGGCGATTTCCACTTCGGGCAATTCGGGCAATGTGATGGCGGCCGTCGAAGCGGCGCTGGAGCGCGAGATGCGCGTGGTGGCCCTGACCGGCAAAGGCGGCGGCGCCATGGGCAAGATGCTGACCGACGCCGACGTGCATATCTGCGTGCCGGCGGAACGCACCGCCCGCATTCAGGAAGTCCACCTGGTAACCATCCACTGTATTTGCGACGGCATCGACGTCGCCCTGTTCGGAGGAGATGTGAATGAGTAA
- a CDS encoding YraN family protein, translating to MARTSQQLTGQASEDAALEHLLAQGLQLVERNFRCKVGELDLIMRDGAVLVFVEVRRRASKRFGGAAASITPAKQQRLLRAAQFYLLRCQPLPPCRFDVIAIDGGQLAWLRHVLEM from the coding sequence ATGGCCCGCACCAGCCAGCAGCTGACGGGCCAGGCCAGCGAGGACGCGGCCCTGGAGCATCTGCTGGCCCAGGGTCTGCAACTGGTCGAGCGCAATTTCCGCTGCAAGGTGGGCGAGCTCGATCTGATCATGCGCGACGGCGCCGTCCTGGTCTTTGTCGAAGTACGGCGGCGCGCCAGCAAGCGTTTCGGCGGGGCCGCCGCCAGCATCACGCCGGCCAAGCAGCAGCGCCTGCTGCGCGCCGCCCAGTTCTACCTGCTGCGCTGCCAGCCGCTGCCGCCCTGCCGCTTCGACGTCATCGCCATCGATGGCGGACAGCTGGCCTGGCTGCGCCACGTGCTCGAAATGTAA
- a CDS encoding penicillin-binding protein activator — MTSAPPKPAPAPLPAKPEEPPPQPAQTYAVAMPGAAGEENAPPAAVQPKAGQPVRIALLLPLRSEALGQAADALRAGFLAAWERDRDGFAVTVVETGDAAQDVLSSYAASLEQQDIVVGPLARSAVTAVAGSALVNKPTIALNHPDGRGETALPEKMLVMGLSIEEEARQAARWAAQENPGATALILSGNAAWQRRIAGAFASQWQRQGQPAQSQEMSAVNGYLSDPELVALRARLQTAGPTVLFAALDTDQARQLRVALSAPPLGEIPIYGTSSLNPGRSRLLPGPDLDGVRLLDLPWQLQRDHPAVMVYPQPIPRDDARLSADMERLYALGIDAFRVAREIALRPGARFTLDGVTGQLSVSFGQGAAYFERTELPAVYRNGIPVPLSTQP, encoded by the coding sequence GTGACAAGTGCGCCGCCGAAACCGGCGCCCGCGCCGCTGCCGGCCAAGCCCGAGGAGCCGCCGCCGCAACCGGCCCAGACGTATGCCGTCGCCATGCCCGGCGCGGCCGGCGAAGAGAACGCGCCGCCGGCCGCCGTCCAGCCCAAGGCGGGCCAGCCGGTGCGCATCGCCCTGCTGCTGCCGCTGCGCTCCGAGGCCCTGGGCCAGGCCGCCGACGCCTTGCGCGCGGGCTTCCTGGCGGCTTGGGAGCGCGACCGCGACGGCTTCGCGGTCACCGTGGTGGAAACCGGCGACGCGGCGCAGGATGTCCTGTCCAGCTACGCCGCCAGCCTGGAACAGCAGGATATCGTGGTCGGCCCGCTGGCCCGTTCCGCCGTCACCGCCGTGGCGGGCAGCGCGCTGGTGAACAAGCCGACCATCGCGCTGAATCATCCGGATGGCCGCGGCGAGACGGCGCTGCCGGAGAAAATGCTGGTCATGGGCCTGTCGATCGAGGAGGAGGCGCGCCAGGCGGCACGCTGGGCGGCGCAGGAAAATCCCGGCGCCACGGCCCTGATCCTGAGCGGCAACGCGGCCTGGCAGCGCCGCATCGCCGGCGCTTTCGCCAGCCAGTGGCAACGCCAGGGCCAGCCGGCGCAGAGTCAGGAGATGAGCGCCGTCAACGGCTATCTGAGCGATCCCGAGCTGGTGGCCCTGCGCGCGCGCCTGCAGACGGCCGGCCCCACCGTGCTGTTCGCCGCCCTCGACACCGACCAGGCGCGCCAGCTGCGCGTGGCCCTGTCGGCGCCGCCGCTGGGCGAGATTCCGATCTATGGCACGTCCTCGCTGAATCCCGGCCGCAGCCGCCTGCTGCCCGGCCCGGATCTGGACGGCGTGCGCCTGCTCGACCTGCCGTGGCAGCTGCAGCGCGACCATCCGGCGGTGATGGTGTATCCGCAGCCGATACCGCGCGACGATGCGCGCCTGAGCGCCGATATGGAGCGCCTGTACGCACTCGGCATCGACGCCTTCCGCGTGGCGCGCGAGATCGCCCTGCGTCCGGGCGCGCGCTTCACGCTAGACGGCGTGACCGGCCAGCTCTCGGTCAGCTTCGGCCAGGGCGCGGCTTACTTCGAACGCACCGAACTGCCGGCGGTGTACCGCAACGGCATTCCGGTGCCGCTGTCCACCCAGCCTTGA
- the rsmI gene encoding 16S rRNA (cytidine(1402)-2'-O)-methyltransferase produces the protein MTVQDSSPIANLPIMGEAAHQFYPSATLYVVATPIGNVTDISLRALHILSLADAVACEDTRNTAQLMNRFGISKPLLAAHMHNEREAAQMLIARLQAGERIALVSDAGTPAVSDPGARIVDAVRAAGLNVVPLPGASAAVTALSASGLVNDEFHFVGFLPSKAKQRESVLQSLAAAKPILVFYEAPHRILECAAALKEAFGPERQVVFARELTKLFEEIHRCPLADAEAWLRADIHREKGEYVVLVDGAPAAEEEDDAEAERVLGILLAELPVKQAASLAAQITGRKKNALYDRALQLKNA, from the coding sequence ATGACAGTTCAAGATTCCAGCCCGATCGCCAACCTGCCCATCATGGGCGAAGCTGCGCACCAGTTCTATCCTAGCGCAACATTGTATGTAGTGGCGACCCCCATCGGCAATGTCACCGACATCAGCCTGCGCGCGCTGCATATCCTGAGCCTGGCCGATGCCGTGGCTTGCGAAGACACGCGCAACACCGCCCAGCTGATGAACCGCTTCGGCATCAGCAAGCCGCTGCTGGCCGCGCACATGCACAACGAAAGGGAGGCGGCGCAGATGCTGATCGCGCGCCTGCAAGCCGGCGAACGCATCGCCCTGGTATCGGACGCCGGCACGCCCGCCGTGTCCGACCCCGGCGCCCGCATCGTCGATGCCGTGCGCGCCGCCGGCCTGAATGTGGTGCCGTTGCCGGGCGCCTCGGCCGCCGTCACCGCCCTCTCGGCCAGTGGCCTGGTCAACGACGAATTCCACTTCGTCGGCTTTCTGCCCTCGAAAGCCAAGCAGCGCGAGAGCGTGCTGCAAAGCCTGGCCGCCGCCAAGCCGATACTCGTCTTTTACGAAGCGCCGCACCGCATTCTGGAATGCGCCGCCGCGCTGAAAGAAGCGTTTGGCCCCGAACGCCAGGTCGTGTTCGCGCGCGAGCTGACCAAACTGTTTGAAGAAATCCACCGCTGCCCGCTGGCCGACGCCGAAGCCTGGTTGCGCGCTGACATCCACCGCGAAAAAGGCGAATATGTCGTCCTGGTCGACGGCGCCCCCGCCGCCGAGGAAGAAGACGACGCCGAAGCCGAGCGCGTGCTGGGCATCCTGCTGGCCGAGCTCCCGGTCAAGCAAGCCGCCAGTTTGGCTGCCCAGATCACCGGCCGCAAGAAAAACGCCCTCTACGACCGCGCCCTCCAGCTCAAAAACGCCTGA
- a CDS encoding hydroxymethylglutaryl-CoA lyase → MSLPKQVKIVEVGPRDGLQNEKESVPAEVKIELVDRLTSAGFANIEAASFVSPKWVPQMATSKEVMAAIARKPGVVYSALTPNMQGFEAALAARADEVVIFGSASEAFSQRNINCSIAESIARFVDVAKAAKDNGLRLRGSISCSFGCPYQGDVPLDAVADVVGRMRDLGCDEIDIADTIGVATPRKTQAVMAAAAREFRIEGLSGHFHDTYGQALANIYASMEAGIAIFHSSVSGLGGCPYAKGATGNVATEDVLYMMQGLGIETGVDLDIVVDAGQFISQFLGRKGASRAGNAIAAKRAG, encoded by the coding sequence ATGAGTTTGCCTAAGCAAGTCAAAATCGTCGAAGTGGGACCGCGCGACGGCCTGCAGAACGAGAAGGAAAGCGTGCCGGCCGAGGTGAAGATCGAGCTGGTGGACCGTCTGACCTCGGCCGGTTTCGCCAATATCGAAGCGGCTTCCTTCGTGTCGCCGAAATGGGTGCCGCAGATGGCCACCAGCAAGGAGGTGATGGCGGCCATCGCGCGCAAGCCGGGCGTGGTCTATTCCGCGCTGACGCCGAATATGCAGGGCTTCGAGGCCGCGCTGGCGGCGCGCGCCGACGAGGTGGTGATCTTCGGTTCGGCCTCGGAAGCGTTCTCGCAGCGCAATATCAACTGCTCGATCGCCGAATCGATCGCGCGTTTCGTCGACGTGGCGAAAGCGGCCAAGGACAACGGTTTGCGCCTGCGCGGCAGCATCAGCTGCTCCTTCGGCTGCCCCTACCAGGGCGACGTGCCGCTGGATGCGGTGGCCGACGTGGTGGGCCGCATGCGCGACCTGGGCTGCGACGAGATCGACATCGCCGACACCATCGGCGTCGCCACCCCGCGCAAGACGCAGGCGGTGATGGCGGCGGCGGCGCGCGAGTTCCGCATCGAAGGCCTGTCCGGCCACTTCCACGACACCTACGGCCAGGCGCTGGCGAATATCTACGCCAGCATGGAAGCGGGCATCGCCATCTTCCACTCCTCGGTGTCGGGCCTGGGCGGCTGCCCGTATGCCAAGGGCGCCACCGGCAATGTGGCGACCGAGGACGTGCTGTACATGATGCAGGGACTGGGCATCGAGACCGGCGTGGACCTGGATATCGTGGTCGATGCAGGCCAGTTCATCTCGCAATTCCTGGGCCGCAAAGGCGCCAGCCGCGCCGGCAACGCCATCGCCGCCAAGCGCGCCGGCTGA
- a CDS encoding glyoxylate/hydroxypyruvate reductase A — MRILLYRADGQTGPWIKDFAEFLPEAEVVIWQDGVKAPPCDYAVVWSPPEAMLRELSEVKAIFLTGAGADAIMKHEHTIPREIPIVRLGDAGMGVQMAEYVAHAVLRYYRRLDEYEVQARNGQWLQLPQHEKEEFSVGVLGMGMLGSRVLQALKEFGFPLRGWSRSEKRVDGVQCFHGSEGLDAFLAGSRVVVCMLPLTSETNNLLNRTNMLKLPQGAYLINVARGGHVSEPDLLTLVKTGHIAAATLDVFRNEPLPMQHPFWEEPRITITPHISALTLRRESVQQIAHKMRLLAQGEPVADVINREQGY; from the coding sequence ATGCGTATATTGCTGTACCGCGCGGACGGCCAGACCGGCCCGTGGATCAAGGATTTTGCCGAGTTCCTGCCTGAGGCGGAAGTCGTGATCTGGCAGGATGGCGTGAAGGCGCCGCCCTGCGACTATGCGGTGGTGTGGTCGCCGCCGGAAGCCATGCTGCGCGAGCTGTCGGAAGTGAAGGCCATCTTCCTGACCGGCGCCGGCGCGGACGCCATCATGAAGCACGAGCATACGATCCCGCGCGAGATTCCCATCGTGCGCCTGGGCGATGCCGGCATGGGCGTGCAGATGGCCGAATACGTGGCGCATGCCGTGCTGCGCTATTACCGCCGCCTGGACGAATACGAAGTGCAGGCGCGCAACGGCCAATGGTTGCAGCTGCCGCAGCACGAGAAGGAGGAATTCTCCGTCGGCGTGCTGGGCATGGGCATGCTGGGCAGCCGCGTGCTGCAGGCGCTCAAGGAATTCGGCTTCCCGCTGCGCGGCTGGAGCCGCAGCGAGAAGCGGGTGGACGGCGTGCAGTGCTTCCACGGCAGCGAAGGGCTGGACGCCTTCCTGGCCGGTTCGCGCGTGGTGGTGTGCATGCTGCCGCTGACCTCCGAGACCAACAATCTGCTGAACCGCACGAATATGCTCAAGCTGCCGCAAGGCGCTTACCTGATCAATGTGGCGCGCGGCGGCCATGTCTCGGAACCGGATTTGCTGACGCTGGTGAAGACCGGCCATATCGCCGCCGCCACGCTGGACGTGTTCCGCAACGAGCCGCTGCCGATGCAGCATCCGTTCTGGGAAGAGCCGCGCATCACCATCACGCCGCATATCTCGGCGCTGACGCTGCGCCGCGAAAGCGTGCAGCAGATCGCCCACAAAATGCGTCTGCTGGCGCAGGGCGAGCCGGTGGCCGATGTGATCAACCGCGAGCAGGGGTATTGA
- a CDS encoding acetyl/propionyl/methylcrotonyl-CoA carboxylase subunit alpha gives MFKKILIANRGEIACRVAATARRMGIKTVAVYSEADANAKHVAVCDEAVLIGPAPAKESYLRGDKIIAVALATGAQAIHPGYGFLSENAEFADACAEAGLVFIGPPASAMRAMGSKSAAKSLMEKAKVPLVPGYHGDEQDADFLQKEADRIGYPVLLKASAGGGGKGMRVVENTAAFKDALASCKREAISSFGDDKVLAEKYLQRPRHIEIQVFADTLGNCIYLFERDCSVQRRHQKVLEEAPAPNMTAERRAAMGDAAVAAAKAVGYVGAGTVEFIANQDGSFYFMEMNTRLQVEHPVTEMVTGTDLVEWQLRVAAGEPLPKKQDELKITGHAIEARIYAENPEKGFLPSIGTLRHLETPDAVNFELGGIPNLPSAVRIDSGVREGDAISPFYDPMIAKLIVWGADRKQALARMAQALAQYQIVGLATNIAFLKRLVEGDAFANADLDTGLIERNQEALFPPARSVPAAAVALAAVALVEEEKEQSAAQSGANRADPWGQALGWRMNTAYARKLSFSDEHGKNYQPQLSYLHQGWLLAMEGIEAHVGLMSQQGVDLSIKLGETSVHGTVRRDGELFHVFTGGGHYALAYNDPMAHAGEAEAEGGRLTAPMPGKVVAVLAKAGQQVKKGEALVIMEAMKMEHTITAPHDGLVDEILYAIGDQVTDGAPLLAFKTA, from the coding sequence ATGTTCAAAAAAATCCTGATTGCCAACCGCGGTGAAATCGCTTGCCGCGTCGCCGCCACCGCCCGCCGCATGGGCATCAAAACCGTTGCCGTGTATTCGGAAGCGGATGCGAACGCCAAGCATGTGGCGGTGTGCGACGAAGCGGTGCTGATCGGTCCCGCGCCCGCCAAGGAAAGCTATCTGCGCGGCGACAAGATCATCGCCGTGGCGCTGGCAACGGGAGCGCAGGCCATCCACCCCGGCTACGGCTTCCTATCCGAGAACGCCGAGTTCGCGGATGCCTGCGCCGAAGCGGGGCTGGTGTTCATTGGCCCGCCGGCTTCGGCCATGCGCGCCATGGGTTCCAAGTCGGCCGCCAAATCGCTGATGGAGAAAGCCAAGGTGCCGCTGGTGCCGGGCTACCACGGCGACGAACAGGATGCCGACTTCCTGCAGAAGGAAGCGGACCGCATCGGCTATCCGGTGCTGCTGAAAGCTTCGGCCGGCGGCGGCGGCAAGGGCATGCGCGTGGTGGAGAACACGGCGGCGTTCAAGGATGCGCTGGCCTCCTGCAAGCGCGAGGCGATCAGCTCCTTCGGCGACGACAAGGTGCTGGCCGAGAAGTATCTGCAGCGTCCGCGCCATATCGAGATCCAGGTGTTTGCCGACACGCTGGGCAACTGCATCTATCTGTTCGAGCGCGATTGCTCGGTGCAGCGCCGCCACCAGAAAGTGCTGGAGGAGGCGCCGGCGCCGAATATGACGGCCGAACGCCGCGCCGCCATGGGCGACGCCGCCGTGGCTGCGGCCAAGGCGGTGGGCTATGTGGGCGCCGGCACGGTGGAGTTCATCGCCAACCAGGACGGCAGCTTCTACTTCATGGAGATGAACACCCGCCTGCAGGTGGAACACCCCGTCACGGAAATGGTGACGGGCACCGACCTGGTGGAATGGCAGCTGCGCGTGGCCGCCGGCGAGCCGCTGCCGAAAAAACAGGATGAGCTGAAAATCACCGGCCACGCCATCGAGGCGCGCATCTACGCCGAGAATCCGGAAAAGGGTTTTCTGCCTTCGATCGGCACGCTGCGCCATCTGGAAACGCCGGATGCGGTGAATTTCGAACTGGGCGGCATTCCCAATCTGCCCTCCGCCGTGCGCATCGATTCCGGCGTGCGCGAAGGCGATGCCATCTCGCCCTTCTACGATCCGATGATCGCCAAGCTGATCGTCTGGGGCGCCGACCGCAAACAGGCACTGGCACGCATGGCCCAAGCGCTGGCGCAGTACCAGATCGTCGGTCTGGCCACCAATATCGCCTTCCTCAAACGCCTGGTGGAAGGCGACGCCTTCGCCAACGCCGACCTGGACACGGGCCTGATCGAACGCAATCAGGAAGCCCTGTTCCCGCCCGCCCGCTCGGTGCCGGCTGCTGCCGTGGCCCTGGCCGCCGTGGCCCTGGTGGAAGAGGAAAAAGAGCAATCGGCCGCCCAGTCGGGCGCCAACCGCGCCGATCCCTGGGGCCAGGCCCTGGGCTGGCGCATGAATACGGCCTATGCGCGCAAGCTGTCCTTCAGCGACGAGCATGGCAAGAACTATCAGCCGCAGCTCAGCTATCTGCACCAGGGCTGGCTGCTGGCGATGGAGGGCATCGAGGCGCATGTGGGCCTGATGTCGCAACAAGGCGTGGATTTGAGCATCAAGCTGGGTGAAACCTCGGTGCATGGCACGGTGCGCCGCGACGGTGAACTATTCCATGTGTTCACCGGCGGCGGCCACTATGCGCTGGCCTATAACGACCCGATGGCACATGCGGGCGAAGCGGAAGCCGAAGGCGGCCGCCTCACCGCACCGATGCCGGGCAAGGTGGTGGCGGTGCTGGCCAAAGCGGGCCAGCAAGTGAAAAAGGGCGAGGCACTGGTCATCATGGAGGCGATGAAGATGGAGCACACCATCACCGCCCCGCACGATGGCCTGGTGGACGAGATCCTGTATGCCATCGGCGACCAGGTCACCGATGGCGCACCGCTGCTCGCGTTCAAAACAGCTTGA
- the bioB gene encoding biotin synthase BioB, with amino-acid sequence MPQTLQEPKTVALHRPAAAIKLPEAATWPREEVLALFELPFPELMFRAQQIQRANFPEGDVELATLLSIKTGGCEEDCGYCPQAARYDTGVEAKKILGIDTVLEAARQAKENGATRFCMGAAWRSPKERDMDKVEEMVREVKALGLETCATLGMLEEDQAERLKAAGLDYYNHNLDTAPEFYDNVISTREYQDRLDTLGHVRNAGLKICCGGIVGMGETRDQRAGLIAQLANLNPYPESVPINHLVQVEGTPLYGMDRLDPLEFVRTIAVARITMPKARVRLSAGRRELGEAVQAMCFMAGANSIFYGDKLLTTDNPEANDDRALLAKLGLPTRAATLESVQKESCGC; translated from the coding sequence ATGCCGCAAACCCTGCAAGAACCAAAAACCGTCGCCCTGCACCGCCCTGCCGCGGCCATCAAGCTGCCGGAAGCGGCAACCTGGCCGCGCGAAGAGGTGCTGGCCCTGTTCGAACTGCCTTTCCCTGAGCTGATGTTCCGCGCCCAGCAAATCCAGCGCGCCAACTTCCCGGAAGGCGATGTGGAACTGGCCACCCTGCTGTCGATCAAGACCGGCGGTTGCGAAGAGGATTGCGGCTACTGCCCTCAGGCGGCGCGCTACGACACCGGCGTCGAAGCCAAGAAGATCCTGGGCATCGACACCGTGCTGGAGGCGGCCCGCCAGGCCAAGGAAAACGGCGCCACCCGCTTCTGCATGGGCGCCGCGTGGCGCAGCCCGAAAGAGCGCGATATGGACAAGGTCGAAGAAATGGTGCGCGAAGTGAAGGCGCTGGGCCTGGAAACTTGCGCCACCCTGGGCATGCTGGAAGAAGACCAGGCCGAGCGCCTGAAAGCCGCGGGCCTGGACTACTACAACCACAATCTGGACACCGCACCCGAGTTCTACGATAACGTGATCTCCACCCGCGAATACCAGGACCGCCTGGACACCCTGGGCCACGTGCGCAACGCCGGCCTGAAAATCTGCTGCGGCGGCATCGTCGGCATGGGCGAAACGCGCGACCAGCGCGCCGGCCTGATCGCACAGCTGGCCAACCTGAACCCGTATCCGGAATCGGTGCCGATCAACCATCTGGTGCAGGTGGAAGGCACACCGCTGTATGGCATGGACCGTCTCGACCCGCTGGAATTCGTGCGCACCATCGCCGTGGCCCGCATCACCATGCCGAAAGCGCGCGTGCGCCTGTCGGCCGGCCGCCGCGAACTGGGCGAAGCGGTGCAGGCGATGTGCTTCATGGCCGGCGCCAACTCCATCTTCTACGGCGACAAGCTGCTGACCACCGACAATCCGGAAGCGAACGACGACCGCGCCCTGCTGGCCAAACTGGGCCTGCCGACGCGCGCCGCCACCCTGGAATCGGTGCAGAAGGAAAGCTGCGGCTGCTGA
- the bioD gene encoding dethiobiotin synthase has product MALEDPVIAPQTETAPAASGMPPRFSCFVTGTDTEIGKTLTSAALLYALVRGGARACGMKPIAAGAELRDGRLHNDDADMLAAAGNVAMLPELTTPFMLKEPAAPHIAAALEGVVIDPVPILAAYLEIAAATDATVVEGVGGFRVPLNDEYDSADLAQQLNLPVVLVVGMRLGCISQALLTAEAIAARGLKLVGWVANALEAEMSFFDENIAALEARLGAPLLGRVPRLEQPTAAAAAEYLNFTSLPNWPVRHNN; this is encoded by the coding sequence ATGGCCCTGGAAGATCCGGTGATCGCACCTCAAACCGAAACGGCGCCCGCCGCCAGCGGCATGCCGCCCCGCTTCTCCTGCTTCGTCACGGGCACCGATACCGAAATCGGCAAAACCCTGACCTCGGCCGCCCTGCTGTATGCGCTGGTGCGCGGCGGCGCGCGCGCCTGCGGCATGAAGCCCATCGCGGCCGGCGCCGAGCTGCGTGACGGCCGTCTGCATAACGACGATGCCGATATGCTGGCCGCAGCCGGCAATGTCGCCATGCTGCCCGAACTGACTACCCCTTTCATGCTGAAAGAGCCGGCCGCGCCGCATATCGCCGCCGCGCTGGAAGGCGTGGTGATCGATCCGGTGCCGATTCTGGCGGCCTACCTGGAAATCGCCGCCGCCACCGACGCTACCGTGGTGGAAGGCGTGGGCGGCTTCCGCGTGCCGCTCAACGATGAATACGACAGCGCCGACCTGGCGCAGCAGCTGAACCTGCCGGTGGTGCTGGTGGTGGGCATGCGCCTGGGCTGCATCAGCCAGGCCTTGCTGACCGCCGAAGCGATCGCCGCACGCGGCCTGAAGCTGGTGGGCTGGGTGGCCAATGCGCTGGAAGCGGAAATGAGCTTCTTCGACGAAAATATCGCGGCGCTGGAAGCGCGCCTGGGCGCGCCGCTGCTGGGCCGCGTGCCGCGCCTGGAGCAGCCCACGGCCGCCGCCGCCGCCGAATACCTGAACTTTACGAGCCTGCCCAACTGGCCGGTCCGTCACAACAATTGA
- the bioF gene encoding 8-amino-7-oxononanoate synthase encodes MELLEKLESELQGLQEKNLIRKRRAVETPCGPRMKVGGRELLAFCSNDYLGLASHALIAEALREGVDLYGTGSGASHLISGHSRAHVQLEEKLAEYVGPNLVEPRALYFCTGYMANLAVLTGLAVGDKNTEIFSESLNHASLIDGARLARTSLKVYPHADVAALEGMLQASTAGNKIVVTDAVFSMDGNLAPLPQLLALCERHGAWLVVDDAHGFGTLGSRGRGALEHFGLQSPHIVYVGTLGKAAGVAGAFVAAHRSVIETLVQRARPYIFTTAAPPALAHALLTSLDILGGAEGRERRAHLQALVAQLQDGLRLQRWRLLPSHTAIQPIVIGDNAETMRAAAALYEQGIWVGGIRPPTVPADTARLRITLSAGHSARDVAQLIAALNELERT; translated from the coding sequence ATGGAATTGCTGGAAAAACTGGAAAGCGAGCTGCAAGGCTTGCAAGAGAAAAACCTGATCCGCAAGCGCCGCGCGGTGGAAACGCCCTGCGGCCCGCGCATGAAGGTGGGCGGCCGCGAACTGCTGGCTTTCTGCAGCAACGACTATCTGGGCCTGGCCAGCCATGCGCTGATCGCCGAAGCGCTGCGCGAGGGCGTGGACCTGTACGGCACCGGCAGCGGCGCTTCGCACCTGATCAGCGGCCATAGCCGCGCCCACGTGCAGCTGGAAGAAAAGCTGGCCGAATATGTCGGCCCGAACCTGGTCGAGCCGCGCGCGCTCTACTTCTGCACCGGCTATATGGCCAATCTGGCCGTGCTGACCGGCCTGGCGGTGGGCGACAAGAACACGGAAATCTTTTCCGAGTCGCTCAACCATGCCTCCCTGATCGACGGCGCGCGCCTGGCGCGCACCAGCTTGAAAGTCTATCCGCACGCCGACGTGGCGGCGCTGGAGGGCATGCTGCAAGCCAGCACCGCCGGCAACAAGATCGTCGTCACCGACGCCGTGTTCAGCATGGACGGCAACCTGGCGCCGCTGCCGCAATTGCTGGCCCTGTGCGAGCGCCACGGCGCCTGGCTGGTGGTGGATGACGCCCACGGCTTCGGCACGCTGGGCAGCCGTGGACGCGGCGCGCTGGAGCATTTCGGCCTGCAATCGCCGCATATCGTCTATGTCGGCACGCTGGGCAAGGCCGCCGGCGTGGCCGGCGCTTTCGTCGCGGCCCACCGCAGCGTGATCGAGACCCTGGTGCAGCGCGCCCGGCCCTATATCTTCACCACGGCCGCGCCGCCGGCCCTGGCCCACGCCCTGCTTACCAGCCTGGATATCCTGGGCGGCGCCGAAGGGCGGGAGCGCCGAGCGCACCTGCAGGCTTTGGTGGCACAATTGCAGGATGGCCTGCGCCTGCAGCGCTGGCGGCTGCTGCCCTCGCACACGGCAATCCAGCCCATCGTCATTGGCGACAATGCGGAAACCATGCGCGCCGCCGCCGCCTTGTACGAGCAGGGCATCTGGGTTGGCGGCATCCGCCCGCCCACGGTGCCGGCGGATACGGCGCGCCTGCGCATCACGCTGTCGGCCGGCCATAGCGCGCGCGACGTGGCGCAGCTGATCGCTGCGCTTAATGAACTGGAAAGGACATAA